The following is a genomic window from Planktothrix tepida PCC 9214.
ATTTTTGGACGATTTCAACAAGTCGATGCGTCTGATTCCCGACAAAAGGGAGGAACTGGTTTAGGTTTAGCAATCTGTCAAAGCATCGTACAACAACATGGGGGCAAAATTTGGGTGGAAAGTGTTGTGGGAGTAGGCAGTAATTTCTATTTCACCTTGCCCATACCCCTCGATTAATTTGTTGATTTAATAACTTTTTATGGATTTAAAAATTACATCGAGTTTACAGAAGACTTAGGGGGTAAAAAATATAGCAATCCCAAATAGATCGTAATAATTTACAACTGACATAAAACAGCCAGAAATATTATTTATCTGGTGTTCCCCATTCGTAATTCGTAATTCGTAATTCGTAATTCGTAATTCCCTGTTCCCTATTGCTCAAAAATTTTGAACACAACTCAAAT
Proteins encoded in this region:
- a CDS encoding ATP-binding protein; translation: IFGRFQQVDASDSRQKGGTGLGLAICQSIVQQHGGKIWVESVVGVGSNFYFTLPIPLD